The genomic window ACGTATCGGTGGTGACCGTTTTGATGAAGCGATCATCAACTACGTTCGTCGTAACTACGGCAGTTTGATTGGTGAAGCAACAGCGGAGAAAATCAAACACGAAATTGGTTCAGCTTACCCTGGCGATGAAGTGGAAGAGATTGAAGTGCGCGGTCGTAACCTAGCCGAAGGCGTGCCTCGTAGCTTTAGCCTCAACTCTAATGAAATCCTGGAAGCGCTCCAAGAGCCGCTATCCGGTATTGTCTCTGCTGTGATGGTCGCACTTGAGCAATGCCCTCCTGAGCTTGCTTCTGATATTTCAGAAAATGGTATGGTACTGACTGGAGGCGGTGCTCTGCTTAAAGATCTTGATCGTCTGTTAACCGAAGAAACCGGTATCCCTGTCGTTGTTGCTGAGGAGCCATTAACGTGTGTTGCTCTCGGTGGCGGTAAAGCCTTGGATATGATCGATATGCACGGTGGCGATCTGTTTAGCGAAGAATAACCTCTAGTGTTAGGCTCTTTTTATTATATTGTTTTATATAAAGAGCCTAAGACCTTGTCTATGGGATCAAATGTAGCTCTAGGACCAAATATAGAATGAAGCCAATTTTTGGTAGAGGTCCCTCTCTACAATTGCGCCTGTTTTTTGCTGTCATTTTATCAGCCAGCCTTATGCTGGCTGATAGTCGTTTAGATACTTTCTCAAATGTCCGGTATTTATTGAACAGCATGGTTGCCCCCATTCAATATGCCGCCAACTTACCTCGCACTATGTTCGATGGGGTATACGATCGTTTTAGTACCCGTAAAAGCCTAATCGAATCCAACCATCAGATTAAACGAGAAGTATTGCGCTTGAAGAGCGAGTTAGTTCTTCTTGATCAATATAAAGAAGAGAATAAGCGTCTTCGTAAGTTATTAGGCTCTCCGTTTATTCGTGATGAGAAGAAGGTTGTCACCGAAGTGATGGCGGTAGACACTTCACCTTATCGCCATCAGGTTGTGATCGATAAAGGTCAGATTGATGGGGTATATGAAGGTCAACCCGTGATCAACGAAAAAGGCATTGTTGGCCAGGTCACTTTTGTTGCGGCTCACAACAGTCGTGTTCTGCTGCTCACCGATGCAAACAATGCCATTCCGGTGCAAGTCGTTCGTAACGATATTCGAGTGATTGCTTCGGGCAATGGCATGATTGATGAGATTCAACTCGACCACATTCCAACCAGTACTGAT from Vibrio artabrorum includes these protein-coding regions:
- the mreC gene encoding rod shape-determining protein MreC; amino-acid sequence: MKPIFGRGPSLQLRLFFAVILSASLMLADSRLDTFSNVRYLLNSMVAPIQYAANLPRTMFDGVYDRFSTRKSLIESNHQIKREVLRLKSELVLLDQYKEENKRLRKLLGSPFIRDEKKVVTEVMAVDTSPYRHQVVIDKGQIDGVYEGQPVINEKGIVGQVTFVAAHNSRVLLLTDANNAIPVQVVRNDIRVIASGNGMIDEIQLDHIPTSTDIQEEDLLVTSGLGGVYPEGYPVAYVSSVDYDPKREFAVIKAKPVVEFDKLRYLLLVWPDENRQKQTEQLNTEQVLLEGKDGQ